The following are from one region of the Anomaloglossus baeobatrachus isolate aAnoBae1 chromosome 1, aAnoBae1.hap1, whole genome shotgun sequence genome:
- the LOC142244182 gene encoding perilipin-2-like isoform X1, with product MAETVEQQQQNVVVRLINLPFVSSTYDMVSSTYVTTKDNHPYLKSVCDIAEKSVKSITSVAITSAMPILQKLEPQIALANNIACVGLDKIEERLPILYQPPEKVVANASEAVVGARDAVIHSITGVVDKTKGAVQDSVEMTKAVVNGGINTVLGSNVVKIMSDRVDTALTRSECLLEQFLPPTDEELAKEATETEGFVSQDKPGYYVRLGSLSTKARRRVYQQALTRMKDAKCRSQEAIAQLQNTVDLIEYARKNMNGANQKIHDAQEKMFSKWVEWTKGTGEDAGGETEGAEQIESRTLTIARSLTHHLQSTCLSLVSSVQGLPQNIQSKAQSISAMAADIYQNFRSAYSFREISDSLLTATKDKFTKIKDGMDDVMDYFINNTPLNWLVPDFSINDFASETDDNPDMIEEEMQDFSQANGRVINRE from the exons ATGGCTGAGACGGTGGAACAGCAGCAACAG AATGTGGTGGTAAGGTTGATAAACCTCCCATTTGTGAGCTCTACATATGACATGGTGTCCTCCACCTATGTGACCACTAAAGACAACCATCCCTACCTGAAATCTGTATGTGACATCGCAGAGAAAAGTGTGAAGAGCATCACTTCGGTGGCCATCACCAGCGCCATGCCAATCCTGCAGAAACTCGAGCCTCAAA TTGCTCTGGCAAACAACATTGCATGTGTTGGACTGGACAAGATTGAGGAAAGGTTGCCTATTCTGTATCAGCCTCCTGAAAAG GTTGTGGCTAATGCCTCAGAAGCAGTTGTTGGTGCCAGAGATGCTGTTATCCATAGTATCACAGGAGTAGTGGATAAAACCAAGGGAGCTGTGCAGGACAGTGTGGAGATGACTAAGGCTGTTGTAAATGGCGGCATTAATACTGTTCTTGGAAGCAATGTAGTGAAGATCATGAGCGACCGTGTGGACACTGCACTAACTAGGTCTGAATGTCTTCTGGAACAATTCCTGCCACCAACAGATGAAGAACTTG CTAAGGAAGCAACTGAAACAGAAGGCTTTGTGTCCCAAGATAAGCCTGGCTACTATGTGCGCCTTGGATCCCTCTCTACAAAGGCCCGCAGGCGTGTCTACCAACAGGCCCTGACTAGGATGAAGGATGCCAAATGCAGGAGTCAGGAAGCCATTGCTCAGCTCCAGAACACAGTTGACCTG ATTGAATATGCAAGAAAAAACATGAATGGTGCAAATCAGAAGATCCATGATGCTCAAGAGAAGATGTTCAGCAAGTGGGTGGAGTGGACGAAAGGAACTGGAGAAGATGCTGGTGGGGAAACTGAGGGTGCAGAG CAAATTGAATCCCGCACACTGACTATTGCCCGTAGTCTCACTCATCACCTGCAAAGCACATGTCTGTCTCTGGTCTCCAGTGTCCAAGGACTTCCACAAAATATTCAGAGCAAGGCTCAGAGTATTAGTGCCATGGCTGCAGATATCTATCAAAACTTCCGCTCTGCTTATTCCTTCAGAGAAATATCTGACAGCCTCTTAACCGCCACTAAGGACAAGTTCACTAAAATAAAGGATGGCATGGATGATGTTATGGACTACTTCATAAACAACACTCCACTAAATTGGCTG
- the LOC142244182 gene encoding perilipin-2-like isoform X2 produces the protein MAETVEQQQQNVVVRLINLPFVSSTYDMVSSTYVTTKDNHPYLKSVCDIAEKSVKSITSVAITSAMPILQKLEPQIALANNIACVGLDKIEERLPILYQPPEKVVANASEAVVGARDAVIHSITGVVDKTKGAVQDSVEMTKAVVNGGINTVLGSNVVKIMSDRVDTALTRSECLLEQFLPPTDEELAKEATETEGFVSQDKPGYYVRLGSLSTKARRRVYQQALTRMKDAKCRSQEAIAQLQNTVDLIEYARKNMNGANQKIHDAQEKMFSKWVEWTKGTGEDAGGETEGAEQIESRTLTIARSLTHHLQSTCLSLVSSVQGLPQNIQSKAQSISAMAADIYQNFRSAYSFREISDSLLTATKDKFTKIKDGMDDVMDYFINNTPLNWLVGPFYPKLASSQHGEQEDGGDSVKED, from the exons ATGGCTGAGACGGTGGAACAGCAGCAACAG AATGTGGTGGTAAGGTTGATAAACCTCCCATTTGTGAGCTCTACATATGACATGGTGTCCTCCACCTATGTGACCACTAAAGACAACCATCCCTACCTGAAATCTGTATGTGACATCGCAGAGAAAAGTGTGAAGAGCATCACTTCGGTGGCCATCACCAGCGCCATGCCAATCCTGCAGAAACTCGAGCCTCAAA TTGCTCTGGCAAACAACATTGCATGTGTTGGACTGGACAAGATTGAGGAAAGGTTGCCTATTCTGTATCAGCCTCCTGAAAAG GTTGTGGCTAATGCCTCAGAAGCAGTTGTTGGTGCCAGAGATGCTGTTATCCATAGTATCACAGGAGTAGTGGATAAAACCAAGGGAGCTGTGCAGGACAGTGTGGAGATGACTAAGGCTGTTGTAAATGGCGGCATTAATACTGTTCTTGGAAGCAATGTAGTGAAGATCATGAGCGACCGTGTGGACACTGCACTAACTAGGTCTGAATGTCTTCTGGAACAATTCCTGCCACCAACAGATGAAGAACTTG CTAAGGAAGCAACTGAAACAGAAGGCTTTGTGTCCCAAGATAAGCCTGGCTACTATGTGCGCCTTGGATCCCTCTCTACAAAGGCCCGCAGGCGTGTCTACCAACAGGCCCTGACTAGGATGAAGGATGCCAAATGCAGGAGTCAGGAAGCCATTGCTCAGCTCCAGAACACAGTTGACCTG ATTGAATATGCAAGAAAAAACATGAATGGTGCAAATCAGAAGATCCATGATGCTCAAGAGAAGATGTTCAGCAAGTGGGTGGAGTGGACGAAAGGAACTGGAGAAGATGCTGGTGGGGAAACTGAGGGTGCAGAG CAAATTGAATCCCGCACACTGACTATTGCCCGTAGTCTCACTCATCACCTGCAAAGCACATGTCTGTCTCTGGTCTCCAGTGTCCAAGGACTTCCACAAAATATTCAGAGCAAGGCTCAGAGTATTAGTGCCATGGCTGCAGATATCTATCAAAACTTCCGCTCTGCTTATTCCTTCAGAGAAATATCTGACAGCCTCTTAACCGCCACTAAGGACAAGTTCACTAAAATAAAGGATGGCATGGATGATGTTATGGACTACTTCATAAACAACACTCCACTAAATTGGCTGGTAGGTCCATTTTATCCCAAACTGGCAAGTAGCCAACATGGGGAGCAAGAAGATGGGGGAGATTCAGTTAAAGAGGACTAA